A region of Malaciobacter marinus DNA encodes the following proteins:
- the tsaE gene encoding tRNA (adenosine(37)-N6)-threonylcarbamoyltransferase complex ATPase subunit type 1 TsaE, translating to MQEKLDLNLEQLEKIVELVDKYIKQKGDCVILLQGDLASGKTTLVKNYVKSKSIEDVVTSPTFSIQTIYSNNIYHYDVYNKGLEEFISLGLLEEFEKEGIHFVEWGDERLEELLHSYGFNVITIKIEKKENKRQYTINA from the coding sequence TTGCAAGAAAAACTAGATTTAAATTTAGAACAATTAGAAAAAATAGTAGAACTAGTAGATAAATATATTAAACAAAAGGGTGATTGTGTTATTTTATTGCAAGGTGATTTAGCTAGTGGAAAAACAACATTAGTAAAAAACTATGTAAAAAGTAAATCAATTGAAGATGTGGTTACTTCTCCCACATTTTCTATTCAAACTATTTACTCAAATAATATTTATCACTATGATGTATATAATAAAGGTTTAGAAGAGTTTATATCTTTGGGACTTTTAGAGGAGTTTGAAAAAGAAGGAATTCATTTTGTAGAGTGGGGCGATGAAAGACTTGAAGAGTTACTTCATTCATATGGTTTTAATGTAATTACCATAAAAATAGAGAAAAAAGAGAATAAAAGGCAATATACAATAAATGCATAA